Proteins found in one Larimichthys crocea isolate SSNF chromosome I, L_crocea_2.0, whole genome shotgun sequence genomic segment:
- the LOC104924224 gene encoding cytoplasmic polyadenylation element-binding protein 4 isoform X2, with translation MGDYGFGVLVKNSSGNKSAFPVRIPPHLQPQHPHHPSNPPSPPSFVNNTCSTNGGSAWLFPAVAQHSNMQDEILESDKSKALDLQDMQEKSQVQAQPQALSPGQQEAGGGLGELEGALPEDGSLEKGSLESSGGKEKLRMESPVLSGFDYQDNLGMGTSCAQSTSSSSSLTSFNNWSPAVPSTQSPVVGEDVGGFFGPTGSNANGPPLLFQNFSHHAGPGFGAGGSFSPQIGPVSQHHPPTPHPQHYHPHGQGVPQQHRRSPASPHPPQPSFPPHPHRTGPFTQLPHLAPAQSKPPSPWGSYQSPSTPTSTSWSPGGYGGWGGTQGVREYRRGVGGGMTGLNSISPLKKSFPNNQVPSQKFPRNNSGFNHKGWVEDSMSRSDSVYPFQERTRSFDGFSMHSLENSLIDIMRAEQDSLKGRYSFSHQGGDGPLPMNARSYGRRRGHSSLFPMEDERSFGEDESGDQGLAGLGSAHCFPHLNGERVERYSRKVFVGGLPPDIDEDEITASFRRFGHLFVDWPHKAESKSYFPPKGYAFLLFQDESSVQALIDACIQEDGKLYLCVSSPTIKDKPVQIRPWNLNDSDFVMDGSQPLDPRKTIFVGGVPRPLRAVELAMIMDRLYGGVCYAGIDTDPELKYPKGAGRVAFSNQQSYIAAISARFVQLQHGEIDKRVEVKPYVLDDQLCDECQGTRCGGKFAPFFCANVTCLQYYCEYCWAAIHSRAGREFHKPLVKEGGDRPRHISFRWN, from the exons ATGGGGGACTACGGGTTTGGAGTTCTGGTGAAGAACAGCAGCGGTAACAAATCTGCTTTCCCTGTAAGGATCCCTCCTCACCTCCAACCCCAACACCCTCACCACCCATCAAACCCTCCCAGCCCCCCTTCCTTCGTAAACAACACCTGCTCCACCAATGGGGGCAGTGCTTGGCTGTTCCCTGCCGTAGCCCAACACAGTAACATGCAAGATGAGATTCTGGAGTCAGACAAGTCCAAGGCCTTGGACCTCCAGGACATGCAGGAGAAGTCTCAGGTCCAGGCCCAGCCTCAGGCCCTGTCACCTGGTCAGCAGGAGGCTGGCGGAGGCCTAGGAGAGCTCGAGGGTGCTCTACCTGAAGACGGCTCATTGGAGAAGGGCTCTTTGGAGAGCAGTGGTGGGAAGGAGAAGCTGAGGATGGAGTCCCCAGTGCTAAGCGGGTTTGACTACCAGGACAACCTGGGAATGGGTACAAGCTGTGCAcaatccacctcctcctcatcctcgcTGACCAGCTTCAACAACTGGTCTCCTGCTGTCCCATCCACCCAGTCTCCAGTAGTTGGAGAAGACGTCGGAGGGTTCTTCGGCCCCACTGGCTCAAATGCTAACGGGCCTCCCCTGCTGTTCCAGAACTTCTCCCACCACGCCGGGCCTGGCTTTGGAGCGGGAGGTAGCTTCTCACCACAGATTGGACCAGTTTCCCagcaccacccacccacccctcaCCCCCAGCACTACCACCCTCATGGTCAGGGGGTCCCACAGCAACACCGGCGCTCCCCAGCAAGCCCTCACCCACCCCAACCCTCCTTCCCTCCGCATCCCCATCGCACCGGACCCTTCACCCAGCTTCCCCACCTCGCTCCTGCCCAGAGCAAACCCCCTTCACCTTGGGGAAGCTACCAGAGCCCCTCCACCCCCACATCCACCTCCTGGAGCCCCGGTGGGTATGGTGGCTGGGGAGGCACGCAGGGGGTCCGAGAGTACCGGCGGGGGGTAGGTGGAGGGATGACAGGTCTTAACTCAATCTCCCCGTTGAAGAAGTCTTTCCCTAACAACCAG GTACCTTCTCAGAAGTTCCCCAGAAATAACTCTGGCTTCAATCACAAGGGCTGGGTGGAGGACAGTATGAGCCGCAGTGACAGTGTCTACCCTTTCCAG GAGAGAACACGGTCCTTTGATGGTTTTAGTATGCACTCTCTGGAGAACTCTCTGATTGACATTATGAGGGCTGAGCAGGATTCCTTGAAAG GACGCTACAGCTTCTCTCACCAGGGTGGAGATGGACCTCTACCAATGAATG CGAGAAGTTATGGCAGAAGACGAG GCCATTCGTCTCTGTTCCCCATGGAGGACGAGCGCTCTTTTGGAGAGGATGAGTCAGGTGACCAGGGGCTCGCTGGCCTCGGTTCAGCCCACTGTTTCCCCCACCTGAATGGTGAACGCGTGGAGCGATATTCTCGCAAAGTGTTTGTAGGAGGGCTGCCCCCAGACATAGATGAAG ATGAAATCACTGCCAGTTTCCGCAGATTTGGTCACTTGTTTGTTGACTGGCCCCACAAGGCAGAGAGCAAATCCTATTTTCCACCAAAAG GATATGCATTCCTGCTGTTTCAAGACGAGAGCTCTGTTCAGGCCCTGATTGACGCCTGCATTCAGGAAGATGGCAAACTTTACCTGTGTGTCTCCAGTCCCACCATCAAAGACAAGCCG GTCCAGATCCGGCCCTGGAACCTAAATGACAGTGATTTTGTAATGGACGGCTCTCAGCCATTGGACCCGAGGAAAACTATCTTTGTAGGAGGCGTCCCTCGTCCCCTACGTGcag TTGAGCTTGCCATGATCATGGACCGTCTGTACGGGGGAGTGTGTTACGCTGGGATTGACACAGACCCCGAACTTAAGTATCCAAAAGGGGCAGGGCGAGTAGCCTTCTCCAATCAGCAAAGCTACATTGCAGCCATTAGTGCCCGATTTGTTCAACTGCAGCACGGGGAGATTGATAAACGG gtggAAGTGAAGCCATATGTCCTGGATGACCAGCTGTGTGATGAGTGCCAGGGCACCCGCTGTGGGGGGAAGTTTGCTCCTTTCTTCTGCGCCAACGTGACCTGTCTGCAGTACTACTGTGAGTATTGCTGGGCAGCCATCCACTCCCGGGCTGGCCGCGAGTTCCACAAGCCGCtggtgaaggagggaggggaccGACCACGACACATCTCCTTTCGCTGGAACTGA
- the LOC104924224 gene encoding cytoplasmic polyadenylation element-binding protein 4 isoform X5, producing MGDYGFGVLVKNSSGNKSAFPVRIPPHLQPQHPHHPSNPPSPPSFVNNTCSTNGGSAWLFPAVAQHSNMQDEILESDKSKALDLQDMQEKSQVQAQPQALSPGQQEAGGGLGELEGALPEDGSLEKGSLESSGGKEKLRMESPVLSGFDYQDNLGMGTSCAQSTSSSSSLTSFNNWSPAVPSTQSPVVGEDVGGFFGPTGSNANGPPLLFQNFSHHAGPGFGAGGSFSPQIGPVSQHHPPTPHPQHYHPHGQGVPQQHRRSPASPHPPQPSFPPHPHRTGPFTQLPHLAPAQSKPPSPWGSYQSPSTPTSTSWSPGGYGGWGGTQGVREYRRGVGGGMTGLNSISPLKKSFPNNQVPSQKFPRNNSGFNHKGWVEDSMSRSDSVYPFQQERTRSFDGFSMHSLENSLIDIMRAEQDSLKGHSSLFPMEDERSFGEDESGDQGLAGLGSAHCFPHLNGERVERYSRKVFVGGLPPDIDEDEITASFRRFGHLFVDWPHKAESKSYFPPKGYAFLLFQDESSVQALIDACIQEDGKLYLCVSSPTIKDKPVQIRPWNLNDSDFVMDGSQPLDPRKTIFVGGVPRPLRAVELAMIMDRLYGGVCYAGIDTDPELKYPKGAGRVAFSNQQSYIAAISARFVQLQHGEIDKRVEVKPYVLDDQLCDECQGTRCGGKFAPFFCANVTCLQYYCEYCWAAIHSRAGREFHKPLVKEGGDRPRHISFRWN from the exons ATGGGGGACTACGGGTTTGGAGTTCTGGTGAAGAACAGCAGCGGTAACAAATCTGCTTTCCCTGTAAGGATCCCTCCTCACCTCCAACCCCAACACCCTCACCACCCATCAAACCCTCCCAGCCCCCCTTCCTTCGTAAACAACACCTGCTCCACCAATGGGGGCAGTGCTTGGCTGTTCCCTGCCGTAGCCCAACACAGTAACATGCAAGATGAGATTCTGGAGTCAGACAAGTCCAAGGCCTTGGACCTCCAGGACATGCAGGAGAAGTCTCAGGTCCAGGCCCAGCCTCAGGCCCTGTCACCTGGTCAGCAGGAGGCTGGCGGAGGCCTAGGAGAGCTCGAGGGTGCTCTACCTGAAGACGGCTCATTGGAGAAGGGCTCTTTGGAGAGCAGTGGTGGGAAGGAGAAGCTGAGGATGGAGTCCCCAGTGCTAAGCGGGTTTGACTACCAGGACAACCTGGGAATGGGTACAAGCTGTGCAcaatccacctcctcctcatcctcgcTGACCAGCTTCAACAACTGGTCTCCTGCTGTCCCATCCACCCAGTCTCCAGTAGTTGGAGAAGACGTCGGAGGGTTCTTCGGCCCCACTGGCTCAAATGCTAACGGGCCTCCCCTGCTGTTCCAGAACTTCTCCCACCACGCCGGGCCTGGCTTTGGAGCGGGAGGTAGCTTCTCACCACAGATTGGACCAGTTTCCCagcaccacccacccacccctcaCCCCCAGCACTACCACCCTCATGGTCAGGGGGTCCCACAGCAACACCGGCGCTCCCCAGCAAGCCCTCACCCACCCCAACCCTCCTTCCCTCCGCATCCCCATCGCACCGGACCCTTCACCCAGCTTCCCCACCTCGCTCCTGCCCAGAGCAAACCCCCTTCACCTTGGGGAAGCTACCAGAGCCCCTCCACCCCCACATCCACCTCCTGGAGCCCCGGTGGGTATGGTGGCTGGGGAGGCACGCAGGGGGTCCGAGAGTACCGGCGGGGGGTAGGTGGAGGGATGACAGGTCTTAACTCAATCTCCCCGTTGAAGAAGTCTTTCCCTAACAACCAG GTACCTTCTCAGAAGTTCCCCAGAAATAACTCTGGCTTCAATCACAAGGGCTGGGTGGAGGACAGTATGAGCCGCAGTGACAGTGTCTACCCTTTCCAG cAGGAGAGAACACGGTCCTTTGATGGTTTTAGTATGCACTCTCTGGAGAACTCTCTGATTGACATTATGAGGGCTGAGCAGGATTCCTTGAAAG GCCATTCGTCTCTGTTCCCCATGGAGGACGAGCGCTCTTTTGGAGAGGATGAGTCAGGTGACCAGGGGCTCGCTGGCCTCGGTTCAGCCCACTGTTTCCCCCACCTGAATGGTGAACGCGTGGAGCGATATTCTCGCAAAGTGTTTGTAGGAGGGCTGCCCCCAGACATAGATGAAG ATGAAATCACTGCCAGTTTCCGCAGATTTGGTCACTTGTTTGTTGACTGGCCCCACAAGGCAGAGAGCAAATCCTATTTTCCACCAAAAG GATATGCATTCCTGCTGTTTCAAGACGAGAGCTCTGTTCAGGCCCTGATTGACGCCTGCATTCAGGAAGATGGCAAACTTTACCTGTGTGTCTCCAGTCCCACCATCAAAGACAAGCCG GTCCAGATCCGGCCCTGGAACCTAAATGACAGTGATTTTGTAATGGACGGCTCTCAGCCATTGGACCCGAGGAAAACTATCTTTGTAGGAGGCGTCCCTCGTCCCCTACGTGcag TTGAGCTTGCCATGATCATGGACCGTCTGTACGGGGGAGTGTGTTACGCTGGGATTGACACAGACCCCGAACTTAAGTATCCAAAAGGGGCAGGGCGAGTAGCCTTCTCCAATCAGCAAAGCTACATTGCAGCCATTAGTGCCCGATTTGTTCAACTGCAGCACGGGGAGATTGATAAACGG gtggAAGTGAAGCCATATGTCCTGGATGACCAGCTGTGTGATGAGTGCCAGGGCACCCGCTGTGGGGGGAAGTTTGCTCCTTTCTTCTGCGCCAACGTGACCTGTCTGCAGTACTACTGTGAGTATTGCTGGGCAGCCATCCACTCCCGGGCTGGCCGCGAGTTCCACAAGCCGCtggtgaaggagggaggggaccGACCACGACACATCTCCTTTCGCTGGAACTGA
- the LOC104924224 gene encoding cytoplasmic polyadenylation element-binding protein 4 isoform X4, with the protein MGDYGFGVLVKNSSGNKSAFPVRIPPHLQPQHPHHPSNPPSPPSFVNNTCSTNGGSAWLFPAVAQHSNMQDEILESDKSKALDLQDMQEKSQVQAQPQALSPGQQEAGGGLGELEGALPEDGSLEKGSLESSGGKEKLRMESPVLSGFDYQDNLGMGTSCAQSTSSSSSLTSFNNWSPAVPSTQSPVVGEDVGGFFGPTGSNANGPPLLFQNFSHHAGPGFGAGGSFSPQIGPVSQHHPPTPHPQHYHPHGQGVPQQHRRSPASPHPPQPSFPPHPHRTGPFTQLPHLAPAQSKPPSPWGSYQSPSTPTSTSWSPGGYGGWGGTQGVREYRRGVGGGMTGLNSISPLKKSFPNNQVPSQKFPRNNSGFNHKGWVEDSMSRSDSVYPFQERTRSFDGFSMHSLENSLIDIMRAEQDSLKGRYSFSHQGGDGPLPMNGHSSLFPMEDERSFGEDESGDQGLAGLGSAHCFPHLNGERVERYSRKVFVGGLPPDIDEDEITASFRRFGHLFVDWPHKAESKSYFPPKGYAFLLFQDESSVQALIDACIQEDGKLYLCVSSPTIKDKPVQIRPWNLNDSDFVMDGSQPLDPRKTIFVGGVPRPLRAVELAMIMDRLYGGVCYAGIDTDPELKYPKGAGRVAFSNQQSYIAAISARFVQLQHGEIDKRVEVKPYVLDDQLCDECQGTRCGGKFAPFFCANVTCLQYYCEYCWAAIHSRAGREFHKPLVKEGGDRPRHISFRWN; encoded by the exons ATGGGGGACTACGGGTTTGGAGTTCTGGTGAAGAACAGCAGCGGTAACAAATCTGCTTTCCCTGTAAGGATCCCTCCTCACCTCCAACCCCAACACCCTCACCACCCATCAAACCCTCCCAGCCCCCCTTCCTTCGTAAACAACACCTGCTCCACCAATGGGGGCAGTGCTTGGCTGTTCCCTGCCGTAGCCCAACACAGTAACATGCAAGATGAGATTCTGGAGTCAGACAAGTCCAAGGCCTTGGACCTCCAGGACATGCAGGAGAAGTCTCAGGTCCAGGCCCAGCCTCAGGCCCTGTCACCTGGTCAGCAGGAGGCTGGCGGAGGCCTAGGAGAGCTCGAGGGTGCTCTACCTGAAGACGGCTCATTGGAGAAGGGCTCTTTGGAGAGCAGTGGTGGGAAGGAGAAGCTGAGGATGGAGTCCCCAGTGCTAAGCGGGTTTGACTACCAGGACAACCTGGGAATGGGTACAAGCTGTGCAcaatccacctcctcctcatcctcgcTGACCAGCTTCAACAACTGGTCTCCTGCTGTCCCATCCACCCAGTCTCCAGTAGTTGGAGAAGACGTCGGAGGGTTCTTCGGCCCCACTGGCTCAAATGCTAACGGGCCTCCCCTGCTGTTCCAGAACTTCTCCCACCACGCCGGGCCTGGCTTTGGAGCGGGAGGTAGCTTCTCACCACAGATTGGACCAGTTTCCCagcaccacccacccacccctcaCCCCCAGCACTACCACCCTCATGGTCAGGGGGTCCCACAGCAACACCGGCGCTCCCCAGCAAGCCCTCACCCACCCCAACCCTCCTTCCCTCCGCATCCCCATCGCACCGGACCCTTCACCCAGCTTCCCCACCTCGCTCCTGCCCAGAGCAAACCCCCTTCACCTTGGGGAAGCTACCAGAGCCCCTCCACCCCCACATCCACCTCCTGGAGCCCCGGTGGGTATGGTGGCTGGGGAGGCACGCAGGGGGTCCGAGAGTACCGGCGGGGGGTAGGTGGAGGGATGACAGGTCTTAACTCAATCTCCCCGTTGAAGAAGTCTTTCCCTAACAACCAG GTACCTTCTCAGAAGTTCCCCAGAAATAACTCTGGCTTCAATCACAAGGGCTGGGTGGAGGACAGTATGAGCCGCAGTGACAGTGTCTACCCTTTCCAG GAGAGAACACGGTCCTTTGATGGTTTTAGTATGCACTCTCTGGAGAACTCTCTGATTGACATTATGAGGGCTGAGCAGGATTCCTTGAAAG GACGCTACAGCTTCTCTCACCAGGGTGGAGATGGACCTCTACCAATGAATG GCCATTCGTCTCTGTTCCCCATGGAGGACGAGCGCTCTTTTGGAGAGGATGAGTCAGGTGACCAGGGGCTCGCTGGCCTCGGTTCAGCCCACTGTTTCCCCCACCTGAATGGTGAACGCGTGGAGCGATATTCTCGCAAAGTGTTTGTAGGAGGGCTGCCCCCAGACATAGATGAAG ATGAAATCACTGCCAGTTTCCGCAGATTTGGTCACTTGTTTGTTGACTGGCCCCACAAGGCAGAGAGCAAATCCTATTTTCCACCAAAAG GATATGCATTCCTGCTGTTTCAAGACGAGAGCTCTGTTCAGGCCCTGATTGACGCCTGCATTCAGGAAGATGGCAAACTTTACCTGTGTGTCTCCAGTCCCACCATCAAAGACAAGCCG GTCCAGATCCGGCCCTGGAACCTAAATGACAGTGATTTTGTAATGGACGGCTCTCAGCCATTGGACCCGAGGAAAACTATCTTTGTAGGAGGCGTCCCTCGTCCCCTACGTGcag TTGAGCTTGCCATGATCATGGACCGTCTGTACGGGGGAGTGTGTTACGCTGGGATTGACACAGACCCCGAACTTAAGTATCCAAAAGGGGCAGGGCGAGTAGCCTTCTCCAATCAGCAAAGCTACATTGCAGCCATTAGTGCCCGATTTGTTCAACTGCAGCACGGGGAGATTGATAAACGG gtggAAGTGAAGCCATATGTCCTGGATGACCAGCTGTGTGATGAGTGCCAGGGCACCCGCTGTGGGGGGAAGTTTGCTCCTTTCTTCTGCGCCAACGTGACCTGTCTGCAGTACTACTGTGAGTATTGCTGGGCAGCCATCCACTCCCGGGCTGGCCGCGAGTTCCACAAGCCGCtggtgaaggagggaggggaccGACCACGACACATCTCCTTTCGCTGGAACTGA
- the LOC104924224 gene encoding cytoplasmic polyadenylation element-binding protein 4 isoform X6, translating into MGDYGFGVLVKNSSGNKSAFPVRIPPHLQPQHPHHPSNPPSPPSFVNNTCSTNGGSAWLFPAVAQHSNMQDEILESDKSKALDLQDMQEKSQVQAQPQALSPGQQEAGGGLGELEGALPEDGSLEKGSLESSGGKEKLRMESPVLSGFDYQDNLGMGTSCAQSTSSSSSLTSFNNWSPAVPSTQSPVVGEDVGGFFGPTGSNANGPPLLFQNFSHHAGPGFGAGGSFSPQIGPVSQHHPPTPHPQHYHPHGQGVPQQHRRSPASPHPPQPSFPPHPHRTGPFTQLPHLAPAQSKPPSPWGSYQSPSTPTSTSWSPGGYGGWGGTQGVREYRRGVGGGMTGLNSISPLKKSFPNNQVPSQKFPRNNSGFNHKGWVEDSMSRSDSVYPFQERTRSFDGFSMHSLENSLIDIMRAEQDSLKGHSSLFPMEDERSFGEDESGDQGLAGLGSAHCFPHLNGERVERYSRKVFVGGLPPDIDEDEITASFRRFGHLFVDWPHKAESKSYFPPKGYAFLLFQDESSVQALIDACIQEDGKLYLCVSSPTIKDKPVQIRPWNLNDSDFVMDGSQPLDPRKTIFVGGVPRPLRAVELAMIMDRLYGGVCYAGIDTDPELKYPKGAGRVAFSNQQSYIAAISARFVQLQHGEIDKRVEVKPYVLDDQLCDECQGTRCGGKFAPFFCANVTCLQYYCEYCWAAIHSRAGREFHKPLVKEGGDRPRHISFRWN; encoded by the exons ATGGGGGACTACGGGTTTGGAGTTCTGGTGAAGAACAGCAGCGGTAACAAATCTGCTTTCCCTGTAAGGATCCCTCCTCACCTCCAACCCCAACACCCTCACCACCCATCAAACCCTCCCAGCCCCCCTTCCTTCGTAAACAACACCTGCTCCACCAATGGGGGCAGTGCTTGGCTGTTCCCTGCCGTAGCCCAACACAGTAACATGCAAGATGAGATTCTGGAGTCAGACAAGTCCAAGGCCTTGGACCTCCAGGACATGCAGGAGAAGTCTCAGGTCCAGGCCCAGCCTCAGGCCCTGTCACCTGGTCAGCAGGAGGCTGGCGGAGGCCTAGGAGAGCTCGAGGGTGCTCTACCTGAAGACGGCTCATTGGAGAAGGGCTCTTTGGAGAGCAGTGGTGGGAAGGAGAAGCTGAGGATGGAGTCCCCAGTGCTAAGCGGGTTTGACTACCAGGACAACCTGGGAATGGGTACAAGCTGTGCAcaatccacctcctcctcatcctcgcTGACCAGCTTCAACAACTGGTCTCCTGCTGTCCCATCCACCCAGTCTCCAGTAGTTGGAGAAGACGTCGGAGGGTTCTTCGGCCCCACTGGCTCAAATGCTAACGGGCCTCCCCTGCTGTTCCAGAACTTCTCCCACCACGCCGGGCCTGGCTTTGGAGCGGGAGGTAGCTTCTCACCACAGATTGGACCAGTTTCCCagcaccacccacccacccctcaCCCCCAGCACTACCACCCTCATGGTCAGGGGGTCCCACAGCAACACCGGCGCTCCCCAGCAAGCCCTCACCCACCCCAACCCTCCTTCCCTCCGCATCCCCATCGCACCGGACCCTTCACCCAGCTTCCCCACCTCGCTCCTGCCCAGAGCAAACCCCCTTCACCTTGGGGAAGCTACCAGAGCCCCTCCACCCCCACATCCACCTCCTGGAGCCCCGGTGGGTATGGTGGCTGGGGAGGCACGCAGGGGGTCCGAGAGTACCGGCGGGGGGTAGGTGGAGGGATGACAGGTCTTAACTCAATCTCCCCGTTGAAGAAGTCTTTCCCTAACAACCAG GTACCTTCTCAGAAGTTCCCCAGAAATAACTCTGGCTTCAATCACAAGGGCTGGGTGGAGGACAGTATGAGCCGCAGTGACAGTGTCTACCCTTTCCAG GAGAGAACACGGTCCTTTGATGGTTTTAGTATGCACTCTCTGGAGAACTCTCTGATTGACATTATGAGGGCTGAGCAGGATTCCTTGAAAG GCCATTCGTCTCTGTTCCCCATGGAGGACGAGCGCTCTTTTGGAGAGGATGAGTCAGGTGACCAGGGGCTCGCTGGCCTCGGTTCAGCCCACTGTTTCCCCCACCTGAATGGTGAACGCGTGGAGCGATATTCTCGCAAAGTGTTTGTAGGAGGGCTGCCCCCAGACATAGATGAAG ATGAAATCACTGCCAGTTTCCGCAGATTTGGTCACTTGTTTGTTGACTGGCCCCACAAGGCAGAGAGCAAATCCTATTTTCCACCAAAAG GATATGCATTCCTGCTGTTTCAAGACGAGAGCTCTGTTCAGGCCCTGATTGACGCCTGCATTCAGGAAGATGGCAAACTTTACCTGTGTGTCTCCAGTCCCACCATCAAAGACAAGCCG GTCCAGATCCGGCCCTGGAACCTAAATGACAGTGATTTTGTAATGGACGGCTCTCAGCCATTGGACCCGAGGAAAACTATCTTTGTAGGAGGCGTCCCTCGTCCCCTACGTGcag TTGAGCTTGCCATGATCATGGACCGTCTGTACGGGGGAGTGTGTTACGCTGGGATTGACACAGACCCCGAACTTAAGTATCCAAAAGGGGCAGGGCGAGTAGCCTTCTCCAATCAGCAAAGCTACATTGCAGCCATTAGTGCCCGATTTGTTCAACTGCAGCACGGGGAGATTGATAAACGG gtggAAGTGAAGCCATATGTCCTGGATGACCAGCTGTGTGATGAGTGCCAGGGCACCCGCTGTGGGGGGAAGTTTGCTCCTTTCTTCTGCGCCAACGTGACCTGTCTGCAGTACTACTGTGAGTATTGCTGGGCAGCCATCCACTCCCGGGCTGGCCGCGAGTTCCACAAGCCGCtggtgaaggagggaggggaccGACCACGACACATCTCCTTTCGCTGGAACTGA